The following are from one region of the Tubulanus polymorphus unplaced genomic scaffold, tnTubPoly1.2 scaffold_69, whole genome shotgun sequence genome:
- the LOC141914667 gene encoding uncharacterized protein LOC141914667 → MIQGLEEELLEVKKSNKEKNEKIHLYEQELKRIRHQNPQDVNCKAKTADISLISPNFSDELPLVDIPMQTKQTFDEGDVLLVDWTRFGIYLAAVDSTKNLISCQKHICKRPSHNFSDALETRVLNKEDVQSMKSVDLKMVICKVPNARREDDAIVGVDYIWVHAMVKKYTSQHS, encoded by the exons ATGATACAAGGCTTAGAAGAAGAATTGTTGGAAGTAAAG aagtctaataaggaaaaaaacgaaaagatTCATCTCTATGAACAG GAATTGAAAAGGATTCGGCATCAAAATCCACAAGATGTAAATTGTAAAG CGAAAACGGCAGACATATCGCTGATTTCCCCAAATTTTAGTGATGAACTGCCATTAGTTGACATTCCCATGCAGACGAAGCAAACG TTCGATGAAGGCGACGTCCTCCTTGTCGACTGGACAAGATTTGGAATCTATTTGGCAGCAGTTGATTCCACAAAAAATCTCATTTCCTGCCAAAAGCATATATGCAAAAGACCGTCGCATAACTTCAGTGACGCCTTAGAAACAAGAGTCCTCAACAAAGAGGACGTGCAAAGTATGAAGTCGGTCGACCTGAAGATGGTCATTTGCAAGGTGCCGAATGCCAGGCGAGAGGACGACGCAATAGTTGGTGTAGATTACATTTGGGTACACGCCATGGTTAAAAAATACACCTCCCAACATTCttaa